The nucleotide window TAATTATACCCTGCTCATATACTGTATTCAAATTAATAGGTGTTGTGTCTCCATGCATCATTACACTATATACAGtcccttgcaaaagtattcaccccccgtggcatttttcctattttgttgcattagaacctgtaattgaaatagatgttttatttggatttcatgtaatggacatagacaaaatagtccaaattggtgaagtgtgAAAATGTACTTGtttcaattttatttttattaagttaaagtggtgcatgcatatgtattcgccccctttgctatgaagccgctaaataagatctggtgcaaccaattgccTTCATAAgacacataattagttaaataaagtcctcctgtgtgcaatctaagtgtcacatgatctcagtatatacacacaccagttctgaaaggccccagagtctgcaataccactatgaagaccaaggaggtctccaaacaggtcagggacaaagttgtggagaagtacagatccaGGTTGGGTTATAAataaatatcagaaactttgaagatcccacagagcaccattaaatcctttattaaaaaattgaaagaatatggcaccacaaacctgccaagagagggctgcccacaaACTCAAAGACCAGGCAAGGACgacattaatcagaggcaacaaagagaccaaagataaccctgaaggagctgcaaagttcCACAGCGGCtaatggagtatctgtccataggaccactttaagccgtacactccacagagctgggcttcaaggaagagtggccagaaaaaataagaaaacacatttggtgtttgccaaaaggcatgtgggagactccctaaatatatggaagaaggtactctggtcagatgagacaacttgagctttttggccatcaatgaAAAcactgtctggcgcaaacccaacacctcatcaccctgagaacaacatccccacagtgaagcatggtggtggcagcatcatgctgtgggtatgtttttccatcagggactgggaaactagtcagaatttatggaatgatggatggcgctaaatacagtgagattcttgagggaaacctgtttcagtcttcacgAGATTTGAGACTGGAACAGAGGTTCACCTTTCAGCACGACAATGACACTGAGCATACTGCTAaaacaacacttgagtggtttaagaggaaacatttaaatgtcttggaatggcctagtcaaagcccagacctcaatccaattgagaatgtGGTATGActtagattgctgtacaccagcggaacccatccaacttgaaggagctggagcagttttgcattgaagaatgggcaaaaatcccagtggctagatgtgccaagcatATAGAGACATAATTAGGAGATTTGCAGCtgtaaaaggtggctctacaaagtattgactttgggggggggtgaatagttatgcatgctcaagttctgtttttgtCTTAATTATTGTTTTGTTGCACAAAAAAATaatttgcatcttcaaagtggtaaaCATGTGTAAATCAAAcaatacaaaccccccaaaaatgcaTTTTAATTCCAGGGTGTAAGGCATtggaaaaatgccaaaggggtgaatactttcgcaagccactgtagtaTTCAAAATAATACCTGTTTTTGCCATGCATCATTACACtatacagtatcagtatatctgaCTTCATTCACTATCCTGTCAGATCATTTCAACATTCCTTACCAACAGTTTACTGATCCTCAGACCAAAATCCTTCAATGGTTGGGCCACACCTTTGTCCGCTTTCAGTTTTTCCGCCGCTGATGaactaaaacaaggaaaaaatGTCAAACATAATTTGGTCTATCGACAAGCTTAACTATTTCGTATTGGATCATTTAAATAGTTAGATTGCACAGCATACCTGGGTGTTTTGTAGTAACACAGCCCTTGAAGTAATCGTTCCCAATTTCGATCTAGTTCTTCCTCTATTTGAGCCTTCATCCATCAAGGATGGATGTAATATTGAAGGGAAAAAAGCACAGTGGAAGACATTGTCAGAATTttttaaaatacaaaatatatgaTAGGTGAGGAAATAAAGGCTACATACCGGTTCCCTCAATGCAGATCTCCCCAGTAAGATAGTCCATAACTCTCGGCTGCTCCTGCAAAAGCAAAACAATCCCATAGTTCCCTAGATAGTATTTTCAGGTGGTTAAACTCATAGTTAACTGTTCAAATCGGAGTTATGGCTTTAGTGGCATAACGGCAAATATGGTTTTAGTTAGACATATAGCTATTAAAACGTAACTTCATAAAAGTGCAGTGAGTGGCCACAGTTAGAACAAAGCTAACTAATAACAAGTGTGCTATGATGTTTGTTATTGTGAACCAGCTGTCAACTCCCTCAAGCTGACTAGGTAGCTAATTAGCTGTACCAGTTTAATACGCAAAACCAGCATTAACGTTATGTtgagttagttagctagctagctaaattatcaAGTAAATGTTTTTATAACGAATACATGTCTGAAAGTGTATTCCCAGACAAATGCCAGTTGTAAGCTAACTAAGCCTGCTAGTTCACGTCTCGTTGATGCATGCTGCTGTCGTCATGCGTTTGGAACTGTGTAACAGACCGCGCTATCATGCCATTCAAATGTATTTAGCAAGCATGTTAACGAGCTAGCAGCTTGCTACTACTAGCAACTAGTTCCCTCCAAGGGAAGCTTTCACATTGCTGTGCAAATTTAAGTACAATTCCTAAATTAAAGCATATGTTAAACTTTACTCGTGAATTTGAAAGCTATAATGGTCAAAGTATACATAAGTTGTATTTCATTTAGTTACCTCACATACATCTCCGAGTCCGCCATCTTCTCCCTGCAACGTGACGTAACTTGTCTGCGACATGGACCCCATCACGTGACCTGTAGATGTTATGGTTATAGTTATGATTTTAAATGTATATAAATACCAAACATTTACCATTCCCATGAAATTAAATATATAATAAGAAAATATCGCACATCGTGTACCATAAATAAAGGTTTCATGTACCACGTGACATGGCTGTCAATATGGCCACCTCCTACTGGGTATGAGGAACGCCAGCTGATTGGGCAGAATATAATTGTCGAAAGATCAGATATCGCTTTACTCATTTATTCTGATGTGTGCAGTATTTACCTGGTAAGTCTATTTGTGATGCTTTCAATTCATTTTAAATAGCCGGTATTCGACCATTAAACGGTTATCTGAACGAGAACTCAACACTGTACATTTGTCAGATTAATCTTTGCTAACGTTAACTAGGATGCGGGGTCGCTGCATCAGCTGAAATTGCATTCAAGCATTTCTCACTACAGTGAGAGGGATCTGTAGCAAGGCCACGTTATGTAGCAGTGCAAATGCATAAAGCTATTTGATATCTCGAATGATCATGAATTAACGCTTGTTACCATAAATCGTTCGTTTTAAAGATACCGTATAAATAATTTTAACCCTCACCACCTCTTGTATGAGAAAAAGGTTGTTGTTAAGGCATTTCTACTTGTCTAGACTTGTCCTTTTGGATTGTCATCTCTAGACTTTACTGTCTAGTACAATTTCTGGTAAATAATTCATCAATAGCAATTATTAGTCATAATCACTTTTAGCTACATGACAGTTAATGCTAAGTGTGGCAATCGGTCATGGGCATTATGCCGCGTTCACATACTAGTCGAATCTATAACATTTCCAGTTGTAGTTATACACGTGTGATGTTTAACCAGTTAGCATGTCGGACATTTCCGAGTTTCCTAATGCGACTGGCGACTGAACGCGGCATTAGTCAGTGGGCCAAGGTTCAGTGCTATTTCAACAGTCGATGTGGGGTGAGGATCTTTTGAAATAAGTGTGAGTGTAATGGGAAAACAATGGTTTCTAATATATTCAACGTTTTGATAATCATTAAATCGTTTTTCACTGTATTTTGCTTCAGCCATTTTGATACTTTGTCTTCACAGATACAAGACAGGCCTAAGATTGTGGACTAAAATAAGAACTAACCATGATGTGTGCCGCAGAAAGGAATTGACAGACCTTTTAAATAAGAGATTTGTGTTCGAGCTGGAGTCCTCTGCCGTGAACCGCCCTCCCTCCCcgtcttctcccccgattgcaaCCATGCAGACCAACCCGGTACTGGTGGAGTCTGCAgtggtcttctctgtggtgatgTGTGTCCACATGGCCGTGTGGAACCAGCACTCCTGGTGCTGCGTGGCCCTGGTCATCCAGGCCTTCTACGTGCAGCACAAGTGGGACCGCCTGCTCCGTAATGGCAACGCCGTCTTTCAGTGGCGCCTGTCAGCCAACAGCGGCATCGTCCCAGCCGTCATGGTGATGCCCCTGCTGGGTGTGGCGCTGCGGGAGAAGTGCGCCGCCTCGGGGAACGTCTACTTTGAGCGTTTCTCCATGGTGGTCACAGTGACAGGCATGATGCTGGCACTGTTCCTGTCGCTCCTCGCGCTGGGCATCACAAGGCCCGTGCCCACCAACACATGCGTGATTGCGGGTGTGGCGAGCAGTGCCATCCTGTACACAGTGAAGCAGACCCTAACAGTGTCGGAGGTGATTGAGGTTCTGGAGGTGCTGCTGATATTCGTCTACCTGAGTCTGATCGTGCTCTACCTGCTACCGCGCTGCTTCACGCCCGGCGAGGCCCTCCTCATCGTCGGGGGCATCAGCTTCATCGTCAACCAGCTCATAAAGCGCTCACTCAACATGGCTGAGGTCAAAGGGGAGCCTGTCCACTACTTCCTGCCCGTGGTGGTGGTAGGATCTCTTCTCCTAGGGGTGTTTTTCGCCCTGCTCTTCTGCTTCATGGAGTCTGAGACCTGGGTGTCGTCGCTCTTCTTCCACATGATGACGGCTGTGCTGGGCCTGGGGATCCTCATGCCCTGGCTCTCCCTCCTCATCCGCCGCCACCCCATCATGTGGCTGCTGGACTTTGTGACTCTGAACGACAAGCGTCTGTGCCTGCTGGGGTACTGGGTGCTGTTGGCCACACTGGCCACCCTGGTTGTGCTGCACCAGAACTACCAGCGCCAGTCAGGCTCCAAGAAGCACCAGGCCTCTACGGTAGTCAGAAAGTACTTCCACCTCATTGTAGTAGCCACCTTCGTCCCAGGCCTGGTGTATGACCGCCAGCTCCTACACGTGGCGTCCGTGGGCTGCCTGGGGGCCTTCCTGCTCCTGGAGTATGTGCGCTACTTCCGCATCCGCCCGCTGGGTCAACTCCTCCGTCAGTTACTCACCCTGTTCCTGGACGAGCGTGACTCTGGACCTCTCATCCTCACCCACATCTACCTCCTCCTGGGCATGTCCCTGCCTATCTGGCTGTTCCCCGAGCCCTGCGCCCCCAAAGGCATCCTGCCTGGGGCGGGGGGCCTGGTGCCCTACGCAGGGGTGCTGGCGGTGGGTGTGGGGGACACAGTGGCGTCGGTGTTCGGCAGCAGCATGGGCGAGATCCGCTGGCCGGGCACCAAGAAGACAGTGGAGGGCACAGCCACGTCGGTATTTGCCCAGATCATCGCTGTGGCTATCTTCCTCATATTCGACCCCACCATCAATCTGAACTCCACCTACTCATGGATCGTGGGCTCCATCAccatggtagccatgctggaGGCCTACACCTTGCAGATAGACAACCTGCTGCTGCCGCTTTACCTCTTCATCCTGCTGCTGCTCTGATGACCCCCGTGGAGCACCGCACACAGGTCATGTTTGAGATCGACTACCTTGCAGTCGGCGGCGGCAGACTGACAGATCTGCAAATCATAGTGAGTATCCGTTTAGGATGCAAGGCGATTTGTAGATCAGTTGGTCTCCTCAGTCTGTGATCAGCGGCTGAGCAGATGCACTTAAACACAGCCACACGGTGACCTCTTGACCAGAGGTCAGAGTGGAAAGGCTAACCAATGTAATTTCTGAATTTTAAAGTCTAAGGGAATGTATGGAAATCCTCATTGGGTGTCTGAggattgtttttgttttgttgcttTGTGAGAGTAAAAGTTATGATCTGTTATATTGATGTTGCATTGATAATCTCTCCACTAACATGACCGTGTGTGGGAAAATCAATATGGCTGGCACAAAGAAGGATGAAGTACAATCTGATAGCACTGCTAGCTAGGGAATGAGCTTGCATACATTATGTGAAATACATGAAGACGGAGCATACACTCTAGATTTTGCTCTTCATTTTGTGGGACAACAGCATGACAATAGAATCAGTGATGTTCAGCTAGAATACAACAAGTTGGTTCAaaatacacactactgttttttTGTGGGTTTTTTTTCCATATCAGTTGCTTGGTGAGGATAAGAGAGGTTAAATAATTTAGTTTGAGagcagggttgtattcattagggcacaccgtagcaaaatgtTTGGCAACGGAAAATGAAAACGAGCATTCCTCATTGGACAAGTTTGTGGTAGTCCTGCcttgtttcagtctgttttctgtttggtgcctaaccACTGTTGATAATGGCTGACCCTGGCCACGACCCCACTCTGCAAAGGTGTCtcagagttgggatatgcaagaaAATAatacatttccaattcacacatgcgTATTAACACATGTGTACATGTGTAAAATAGTACAAATAGAAGCACCCAcattcttcttattattattattagtgaaTATGACCCAGCTCTGTCTTGATGGAGGTGGGGGATTCCTGAGGGACAGAGGATGAATGTCCCTGAGTCACTGTAACACGCTGAAATCCCAAACTACTTAATTATACAACAGGAGATGGAGTTCAGTACATTGGACAAAATGTATTTTAGCCGGAATTAAGTTTCCCTGCCCTGATCAGCAGTCATGGCAGACACTGGTTAATGGCACGTTTTAACAAATTGTGATGGGCTTCTTTTTTTTGCTAAAGGAAAACTACCTTTGTACAGCCTTTTGAAGAACATAATT belongs to Oncorhynchus keta strain PuntledgeMale-10-30-2019 chromosome 9, Oket_V2, whole genome shotgun sequence and includes:
- the dolk gene encoding dolichol kinase, coding for MQTNPVLVESAVVFSVVMCVHMAVWNQHSWCCVALVIQAFYVQHKWDRLLRNGNAVFQWRLSANSGIVPAVMVMPLLGVALREKCAASGNVYFERFSMVVTVTGMMLALFLSLLALGITRPVPTNTCVIAGVASSAILYTVKQTLTVSEVIEVLEVLLIFVYLSLIVLYLLPRCFTPGEALLIVGGISFIVNQLIKRSLNMAEVKGEPVHYFLPVVVVGSLLLGVFFALLFCFMESETWVSSLFFHMMTAVLGLGILMPWLSLLIRRHPIMWLLDFVTLNDKRLCLLGYWVLLATLATLVVLHQNYQRQSGSKKHQASTVVRKYFHLIVVATFVPGLVYDRQLLHVASVGCLGAFLLLEYVRYFRIRPLGQLLRQLLTLFLDERDSGPLILTHIYLLLGMSLPIWLFPEPCAPKGILPGAGGLVPYAGVLAVGVGDTVASVFGSSMGEIRWPGTKKTVEGTATSVFAQIIAVAIFLIFDPTINLNSTYSWIVGSITMVAMLEAYTLQIDNLLLPLYLFILLLL